The nucleotide window ACAAACAGGAAGTTTTAATGCACGTGCTGCTTTAATGGCTAATTTTAATTCCTCTTCTGTTAGTCTAATTAAGTTTGCTTTACCACCTCTATGTAAATTAGATCTAAATTCGCCTTCTTTTCCTTGGCGTTTCATAGCTCCTACAACTTGCCCATCTACTATGAGAGCTCTTAAGTCAGCTCCTTTAGCTTCAGCAATAAACTCTTGCACTAATGCTCTGGCTTGCAGTCCATTAAAGGCTTCTAGTACAGACTCGGCAGCATTTTTAGTTTCGGCCAAAACAACACCAAGCCCTTGAGTACCTTCAAGCAACTTTATAATTACAGGCGGTCCACCAACATGTTCTAAAACTTCTTCAACGTCTCTAGAGTAGTTTGTAAACACTGTTTTTGGCATACCAATTCCTGCTTTAGAAAGGCGTTGAAAACTACGTAGCTTATCTCTGCTCCTTATAATGGCATCAGAGGTTACCGTTGTAAAGACATTCATCATTTCAAATTGTCTCACTACAGCACAACCATAAAACGTTACCGAGGCGCCAATGCGAGGTATTACAGCGTCTACATAATCTAGATAACGATCTTTATAGTAAATCGTAGGCTTTTCTTTTTCAATTATTATGTCGCACTTAAGCGGGTCGATTACTTCAATCTCGTGGCCTCTTTTTTCACCTTCTTCAATGAGGCGACGTGTAGAGTATAATTGCGAATTACGCGATAGAATGACAATGTTCATTAGCAGTGTGTTTAAACGATTGATTTTCTAAGTCAACATCAACTAAGAATTTTTGCTTTAGAAATTGACGACCAATTAAGACCGGAAATTTCATATCGTCTCTAGTGCTTAAAGTTAAGTTAATCTTGTAGCTTTTTCCAAAGAATATGGCGGTAGTTTTAATTTTGTAACGATTTTCTTTGTGCCCATTACTGCTTTTAACATCCGTAAAGGAGTAGTTTTCAAATATAACTTCTTTACCATTAAAGTTGGGATGTCCCTTACTTTCAAAAGTGCAATAAAGTTTACCATCCTCTTCTTTTATTTGAGAGCAATGTATGGCAGAGGTGTAAGCGCCAGTATCTATTTTTACATCAATATTGTTGAGGTGTAATTCAGGGAAATCAATTTTATCAACACGTCCCAAAATTTTTTTCATAGCTTATTTTGTTTTAAAAAAAGTGGAGCAAGATAGTCATAAAGTTCATTCAAAAAACATAAAAAAATTATCTAATTGTTACCTTTGGGTAAATGCTAAAAACAAGTCTAGATATACAGATAAAAACACTTCCTCATCAACCTGGTGTTTATCAGTATTTTGATGCTGACGAAACGTTGATTTATGTTGGTAAAGCTAAAGATTTAAAAAAGCGTGTTAGCAGCTATTTTACTAAGCATCACGATTATGGCAAAACCAGAGTCCTGGTAAAGAACATAGCATCTATAAAGCATATTGTTGTTGAGACCGAGAATGATGCCTTACTGCTCGAGAATAACCTTATAAAAAAATATCAGCCTAAGTATAATGTAATGCTTAAGGATGACAAGTCTTACCCGTGGATTTGTGTAAAGAATGAACGTTTCCCTAGGGTTTTTCCAACCCGAAGAGTGATTAAAGATGGATCAGAGTATTTTGGGCCATACACAAGTATGAAAACTGTAAAAACGCTTCTCGGTTTAATAAAAGGACTATATCAGTTAAGAACCTGTAACTACGATTTGTCTGAAGCAAAGATTGAAGCAGAAAAGTACAAAGTATGTTTAGAATATCATCTTGGCAACTGTAAGGGAGCTTGCGAGGGCAAAGAGACAGAAGAAGAGTACCACTCTAATATCACAGCAATTAGGGAGATCCTTAAAGGGAATTTTAAAGATTCTTTGCAGCAATTTAGGGTACAGATGAAACAGTATGCTAAGGCTATGCAGTTTGAAGATGCTCAAAAAATAAAAGAAAAGCTCGAAATACTAGAAAACTATCAAGCAAAATCTACCATTGTAAACCCTAAAATTAGTAACGTAGACGTATTTTCTATAGTAAGTGATGAAACCTATGCCTATATAAATTTCTTGCAGTTAAGTTACGGATCTATAATTAGGTCTCATACCTTAGAGTTAAAGAAAAAACTCCAAGAAACCGATAAAGAGCTTTTAGAGATAGCCATTACAGAAATACGGCAACGCTTCAATTCAAATTCTAAAGAAATTTTTGTGCCTTTTAAAGTCGATTTAGGTGAAGAGATTAAAGTTTCAGTCCCTAAGCTTGGTGATAAAAAGAGCCTTGTAGACTTATCGCAGCGTAATGCCAAGTATTACAGAATGGACAAATTGAAGCAAATTAAAATTGTAGATCCAGATCGCCATGCCAATAGAATTATGGCACAAATGAAAGCCGATTTACGATTATCTAAAGAGCCAAGACACATAGAATGCTTCGATAACTCAAACATACAAGGAACAAATCCGGTAGCAGCATGCGTAGTTTTTAAAAATGGAAAACCAAGTAAAAAAGACTATCGTCATTTTAATATAAAAACGGTTGAAGGTCCAGATGACTTTGCGTCCATGGAGGAGGTGGTGTATAGACGTTACAAACGTCTATTAGATGAAGATGAACCATTGCCGCAACTCATAATTATAGATGGAGGTAAAGGGCAATTATCATCGGCTTTAAAGAGTCTCGATATCTTAGGTTTAAGAGGAAAGATAGCTATTATCGGAATTGCAAAACGTTTAGAAGAATTATTTTATCCAGATGACCCAATTCCATTATATTTAGATAAAAAAAGTGAAACACTAAAAATCATTCAGCAATTACGTAACGAAGCCCACCGTTTTGGTATAGAGCATCATAGAAACAGACGTAGTAAAGGAGCCTTAAAAACAGAGCTAGAAAATATTTCTGGCGTTGGTGAGCAAACCATTGTAGATTTAATGAAGCAATTTAAAACAGTAAAACGAATTGCCAACGCCAAGCTAGATGAGTTAGAAGCTGTGGTTGGTGTGTCTCGAGCAAGCAAAGTATATAATTATTACCACAAAGAATAAGTTGAAAAATCCCCTAACATATCATTTTATTAAGTGTATTGTTGTATTCTTACTTTTATATCATTGTATTGGTCGGCTACATGCGCAAGAAACTAAAGAGCCAAAAGTAGGTTTGGTACTAAGTGGTGGAGGTGCAAAGGGGTTTGCACACATAGGAGCTCTAAAGGTTATAGATAGTTTAGGAATTAAAATAGACTACATAGCAGGTACAAGCATGGGCGCTATAATTGGAGGGCTCTACGCTACAGGTTACTCAGGGGAGCAGTTAGAGCACTTATTTAAGTCTGCAGATTTTGATAAACTAATAAACGATGAATTTCTAAGAGAAGCCAAATCTTTTTATGAACGTGAGAGTGAAGAGAAGTATGCAGTAAGTTTTCCGTTTGACCGTTTTAAGATTACGCTTCCCTCTGCCTTATCTAGAGGTCAAAATGTTTATAACCTGTTATATCAATTAATGCTTCCGGTTAACGACATAGAAGATTTCCAAGATTTGCCTATACCTTTTTTTTGTATGGCAACCGATATCGAAACTGGAGAATCATTAGTGTTAGATAGTGGTAGGTTAGCTGAAGCTGTAACAGCAAGTGGTGCACTACCTTCTATATTTCAGCCAGTTGTTATAGGTGATAAAATTCTAATAGATGGAGGTGTAACCAATAATTTTCCGGTTGAAGAATTGCGAGCAAAAGGGATGGATATTATTATAGGAGTAGATGTGCAAGATGATCTCAGAGCTAGGCAAGACTTAAAAACAGCTCCAGAAATATTACTACAGATCAATAATTTTAGAACTATAAATGCCATGAAAAGTAAAGCTTCAATGGTAGACGTGTATATAAAACCAGATATTGCTAATTTTTCGGTTCTATCTTTTGATGAAGGCGAAGATATCATTGCTAATGGCGAAGCAGCAGCACTAGAAAGTGTAGAAGTTTTAAATAAAATAAAAAAAAATCAAAATCATAGAGTAAAGCGTCCTTATTTGAAAATTGCAGATAGCATAAAAATACAATCAATAACTATAGATGGTAACGACCGCTACACAAGGTCGTACCTTTTAGGTAAATTAAAAATAAGAGGGAATGAAACGTTAAGCTATGATGCCTTTAAAAAGCGCATAAATAATCTTATTGCTACAAATAATTTTGAAACGTTTAGATATCAATTACAACCAACGGACAGCGTTAATCAATTTAAACTAGTTGGTAAAATCCAAGAGTCTGAGACAACCACATTTTTAAAATTAGGCATACACTACGATGCATTATATAAAAGTGCCATCTTAGCTAACTTAACAAAAAAAAGACTATTATTTAATAATGATATAGCTTCATTAGATATAATCCTTGGCGATAACTCAAGATTCAATTTCGATTATTTTATAGATAAAGGTTTTTACATAAGCCTTGGTGTAAAGTCTCGTTACAACCAATTTAACAAAAATATAAATCCGCAATTAGCTTTAGAAGAAGGGTCTCCGCTCTTACAAAATTTAAATAAAATCGATGTAAAACTACAAGACTTTACTACTCAAATCTATTTGCAGACACTTTTTAGAAAAGATTTTTCTCTCAGAGTTGGAGGGGAGCACAAGCGCTTAAAGATTTCTTCAGAAACGTTGTTTTCAGAAAACCAAGAAGATGATTTCATTTTCGACAACACAGATTACATAAGTCTTTTTGGAAGGTTAAAATACGATAGCTACAGTCATCCCTATTTTCCAAAAAGCGGTGCGTATTTTAACGGCGATTTTCATTGGTATGTTAATGCCTCTGATTTTAACACCGACTTTAGACCATTCTCTATAGCCAAGGCAGATCTAGGTTATGCGTTTAGCATCACCAAAAACCTTGCTTTAAGAACAGAAACAAGTGGTGGATTTAAAATAGGTGACAACTCTACAACAACTTTAGGCTTTGCACTTGGTGGGTACGCTAATAATCTTATTAATAATTTTTACAGTTTTTACGGTTACGATTACATTGATATTACTGGAGATAGTTTTGTAAAAGCTTGTTTTACTTTTGATTACGAATGGTTAAAAAACCATCATATTTTAGTTGCAGCAAATTATGCAAATGTGGAAGATCGCTTGTTTGATACTGGTAACTGGTTAACCTCACCAGATTATACGGGCTATGCACTGGGTTACTCTCTAGAAACATTTATAGGGCCTTTAGAGGCTAAGTACACCTATTCGCCAGAAACAGGTGAAGATTACTGGTTTTTTAATCTTGGTTTTTGGTTTTAATCCAATTCCTGCGAAAGCAGGATTCTCATATCTAAAATATATTTTTACAACTTATGACTAACCTTAAACATCACTATCCTTGGTAGAATAAACGTTCTACTATCACTCACCACAAAGGCATTAAACGAATTTTGTTGTTTAAAACGCACATCAAAAATATTGTTTGCTGATATTTCAAAACCCCAAGGACTGTCTTCTTTTTGATAAAACAGTGAAGCATTTGCAGTATCAAAAGTATTGGTAATACCTTGGTTTTTGTTATTATAATTATCAAAGGTATAATCGGCTTTAAAGATAAAGTCTTTTAAAAAGTCATATTCTAAAAGGGCTTCAAAACGATCGTTTTCAAATCTATTTTCAATGCTATTGGCATTATAATTGCTAAAATCTTTGGTATAGTTAAGTTCTATATTTGGTAAGTTTTTAAAGAATGTTTCAAATCCTATAGTAGACGATAAGGATTTTGAGATATTGAGATTTGTGCTATTGTTCAATATTTGAAAGAAATCATTGTAGCTAAAGTTAGAACTTAAATTATAACGAATCTTATTGATCTTTTTAGAAATACGACCATTCACATTCCAATTATGCTCTGGCTGATCAAACATGATTGCCGTATTGAACGATTCTATGCCATTTAGCTCAGTAACGTTTTTAATCGTTGTTATTCGTTTATTGAAACTGGTATTGAGGTTAAAATTAAGGTTACGGAAAAGACTAAACTTGTAATAGCTCAATGTAGCTGTATGGTAGAGTTGGTTTTCCAACTGATTATTACCTCTGAATACGTTATTAAAACTAGACAATATAAAATTGTTAGCCAGTTGGTTAACACTTGCAAAACGTGCATTGAGCCTGTATTTAAAATTTAATTTTTCGCTATTATTAAACTCTATTTTTGACGTAAACTGTGGCAGTAATAAGGTTTTTGAAAAGGATTCAGTATTACCAAACTGCTCAGTGCGCCACAAGTACCCATGATAAAAAAGAGCAGGTTTAAAGGTGGCAATGCCAATCATAAATTTATACTCTAAGCCTAAAAACGTATCTATAAAATTGTACCCAAAATTATTGCCAAAACCAGCGGAACTAAAATTGTTAATATTGCCGTCTTCCAATACCTGAACATCTCTATTAAAAAATGAATTGAACGACACATTAATACCAACACTCGTATATAAGTGGTTAAAATTATTAAGCACCCAATAATCTTTTAAGATGGCATTAAAATTATGAGATTTAGACCTTTTAGTTTGTAAAATGTTATAGGTGTCTTCATCTTCTAACGGAATCAACCCTTGTAAAATCTGTTGGTTGGTCAGCCATTCGGTAATAGGTTTGTCATTTTTAAAGTTATAGGTTGCTTCGAGTGTTGCTGTATGTGCTTTAGAGAGCTTACGACTATAGCTGATGTTTTGCTTTAGGTTTAGTGCTGTAACATCTGTTAACGTGTTTATTGTGTTGTTTTGGTTAGGGTTAATAGTGTTTATCAGTCCATTTGCATCGTTATTGGTCACTTTTACAAAAGCGTTATAAGCAAAATCTTCTGTATAATCTGGGTCGTAATCTACCGTAAACTTACCTATGGTGAAAAAATTGTTGAGGTTATTGGTTACTGTTCTATCTTCTGTAAAAGGCTCTGTGATGTTTTGGTAACTATTAAGAGTATTGCTCAGCGTTTGGGTTTTGGAGTTAGAGCTAATGACATAACCACTAAGGTCTGTACTATTGTTAACCGATTGCCTTACGTTAAATGCACCAAATTGGTTAATATTATCCGTAAAATCTTTGTTGTTGAGGTACTGCGCAAAATCGCTATTAAAGAGGCTAAAATAACTGCCAGCATCATCCAAAAGTTTACCAAAACCACCTTCAAATTCTAGGTAATCGCTAAAGCTAAAACTTTTAATGCCTTGGTTGTTAAGGTCACCAATAAAATTTACATTGGTCTTTGGGCTGTAATAAAAGAGGTTGGGATGCAATAGATACCTGTCCTCAATGCCAGCACCAGCTTCTACATCGCCAAATACAAATTTCTTTTTGTCCTCTTTTAGCAAGATATTTAGCGCCATATCCTCTGAGTCTTGCAGACCTTTTAGCATGGCAACTTCGTTGTAATTATCTAATACTTCTACCTTATCTACGGCATCTGCTGGTATGTTGTTTACAGCGAGTTTGCTGTTGCCTGTAAAGAAGGTCTTGTTTTCTACCAATACCTTGGTTACTTTTTTGCCTTGTACTTTTACGTTACCTTCTCTATCAACTTCTACACCTGGTAATTTTTTTAGGGCATCGCGCAGTTTGCGTTCCTCACCAGTAGTAAAACGGCTAACGTCGTAGGTAATGGTGTCTGTCTTTACAATTATTGGTGGTGTGTATTTTATATGTACCTCGTCGAGTTGGTCTGGGTTTTCTTCTAAAACAAAGTCTTTAATAAAATCTTGGTTCGTGGTGGTTATGCTTAGCTTTTGTGGTTTATAGCCTAGGTAACTTACTGTAAGCTCGTAAGTTTGGTATTTTACAAGCCCAAGTTTATAACTGCCATCTTGCTCTGTAATGGCAAATTTGACCTCCAAATCTTCTGCATTCGGTATGGCCAAAATATTAGCATAAGGCAATGGGTTTTGTAAGCTATCGGTTACTTTGCCTTGGACTTGGATTTGTTGAGAATAAGAAAAGAAAAAACAAAATATATTTAAAGTACAAAGGAAAAATTTTTGCATTAAGTTAAATAAAAGCTTATTGTTTAGAATAAATTTCTTTAATTTTTTTTAGATGTTCTTCTTCTGAAATTATATTCTTTGACTCTAAATGTTTAATAGTAATCGTAGAATCATTTAAAATTTTCACATTTTCTACATAAAAAGTGTGGTGAGTGTCTTTTAACTCCAGTATTAATCCAGGTAGACCATTAAATTCTTTTGGTCCATAACTAACGGGTATTTCAGGACAATACCAAGCTTCAATGATAAACTTATGTTCTTCTTTTATTCCTTGCTTTGTTTTCTCTCTAGTTGCTTTATAACAAGTGTAATCTCCAATTTTTTTTGACTCATTGATTAATTTCCAGTTGTTTACTTTTGAGGAAATAATTTTTACTAATGTATTATTACCGTATAAATCTTCTTGCCTTAAGATTATGTCTTTAGATTTTATGTAATAATATTTTCCTCTGGCTACAACATTTTTTATATAAGACATTGCCATAGGATTTAAATCTAAGTCCATAATTTCATTAATACTAAAAAGAGATTCATCATCATTAAACTCCAAGGTAAATTCTACATTCTGAGCTAGGCTATTTACTTTTTCTAAAAAATCATATAATTCTTTACTTTCTTCTCTATCATGGTCTGAAACTTTATTTGGGATATATTTATAAGTTATAACACCTGATGTTTCTTTAACAGGGTGGTATAAATCTTTTTTTGTACTATAAAGTAACGTAATAAAGATAATTATTAAATAAGAGTAATATTTCATATCGAGTGTAATATGTGTTATAAGAGATTTGGTCAGTTCAAAAACTGACCAAATTTTTTAATAGTTATTTGCCCAAATATCATCCCATGAGTAACCATAACAATGTACTGCTTCAGCAGCATTAGATAACCATGTTAATTCTGTGGCGCTCCAACCAGCACGATCGGCTTGAGTAATCATCAATTCTACTTTATCAAAACAATCAGTTTCTTCTAATTCTTTTGTGGAAGCAATACTCATTAAACTTCCAGCAAATAAAACAACAGCCAAAAGGCTAAAAATTCTTTTTTTCATTTTTCTTAATTTTA belongs to Winogradskyella sp. J14-2 and includes:
- a CDS encoding patatin-like phospholipase family protein, whose product is MKNPLTYHFIKCIVVFLLLYHCIGRLHAQETKEPKVGLVLSGGGAKGFAHIGALKVIDSLGIKIDYIAGTSMGAIIGGLYATGYSGEQLEHLFKSADFDKLINDEFLREAKSFYERESEEKYAVSFPFDRFKITLPSALSRGQNVYNLLYQLMLPVNDIEDFQDLPIPFFCMATDIETGESLVLDSGRLAEAVTASGALPSIFQPVVIGDKILIDGGVTNNFPVEELRAKGMDIIIGVDVQDDLRARQDLKTAPEILLQINNFRTINAMKSKASMVDVYIKPDIANFSVLSFDEGEDIIANGEAAALESVEVLNKIKKNQNHRVKRPYLKIADSIKIQSITIDGNDRYTRSYLLGKLKIRGNETLSYDAFKKRINNLIATNNFETFRYQLQPTDSVNQFKLVGKIQESETTTFLKLGIHYDALYKSAILANLTKKRLLFNNDIASLDIILGDNSRFNFDYFIDKGFYISLGVKSRYNQFNKNINPQLALEEGSPLLQNLNKIDVKLQDFTTQIYLQTLFRKDFSLRVGGEHKRLKISSETLFSENQEDDFIFDNTDYISLFGRLKYDSYSHPYFPKSGAYFNGDFHWYVNASDFNTDFRPFSIAKADLGYAFSITKNLALRTETSGGFKIGDNSTTTLGFALGGYANNLINNFYSFYGYDYIDITGDSFVKACFTFDYEWLKNHHILVAANYANVEDRLFDTGNWLTSPDYTGYALGYSLETFIGPLEAKYTYSPETGEDYWFFNLGFWF
- the uvrC gene encoding excinuclease ABC subunit UvrC: MLKTSLDIQIKTLPHQPGVYQYFDADETLIYVGKAKDLKKRVSSYFTKHHDYGKTRVLVKNIASIKHIVVETENDALLLENNLIKKYQPKYNVMLKDDKSYPWICVKNERFPRVFPTRRVIKDGSEYFGPYTSMKTVKTLLGLIKGLYQLRTCNYDLSEAKIEAEKYKVCLEYHLGNCKGACEGKETEEEYHSNITAIREILKGNFKDSLQQFRVQMKQYAKAMQFEDAQKIKEKLEILENYQAKSTIVNPKISNVDVFSIVSDETYAYINFLQLSYGSIIRSHTLELKKKLQETDKELLEIAITEIRQRFNSNSKEIFVPFKVDLGEEIKVSVPKLGDKKSLVDLSQRNAKYYRMDKLKQIKIVDPDRHANRIMAQMKADLRLSKEPRHIECFDNSNIQGTNPVAACVVFKNGKPSKKDYRHFNIKTVEGPDDFASMEEVVYRRYKRLLDEDEPLPQLIIIDGGKGQLSSALKSLDILGLRGKIAIIGIAKRLEELFYPDDPIPLYLDKKSETLKIIQQLRNEAHRFGIEHHRNRRSKGALKTELENISGVGEQTIVDLMKQFKTVKRIANAKLDELEAVVGVSRASKVYNYYHKE
- a CDS encoding ATP-dependent zinc protease, yielding MKKILGRVDKIDFPELHLNNIDVKIDTGAYTSAIHCSQIKEEDGKLYCTFESKGHPNFNGKEVIFENYSFTDVKSSNGHKENRYKIKTTAIFFGKSYKINLTLSTRDDMKFPVLIGRQFLKQKFLVDVDLENQSFKHTANEHCHSIA
- a CDS encoding GLPGLI family protein, which codes for MKYYSYLIIIFITLLYSTKKDLYHPVKETSGVITYKYIPNKVSDHDREESKELYDFLEKVNSLAQNVEFTLEFNDDESLFSINEIMDLDLNPMAMSYIKNVVARGKYYYIKSKDIILRQEDLYGNNTLVKIISSKVNNWKLINESKKIGDYTCYKATREKTKQGIKEEHKFIIEAWYCPEIPVSYGPKEFNGLPGLILELKDTHHTFYVENVKILNDSTITIKHLESKNIISEEEHLKKIKEIYSKQ
- a CDS encoding TonB-dependent receptor — protein: MQKFFLCTLNIFCFFFSYSQQIQVQGKVTDSLQNPLPYANILAIPNAEDLEVKFAITEQDGSYKLGLVKYQTYELTVSYLGYKPQKLSITTTNQDFIKDFVLEENPDQLDEVHIKYTPPIIVKTDTITYDVSRFTTGEERKLRDALKKLPGVEVDREGNVKVQGKKVTKVLVENKTFFTGNSKLAVNNIPADAVDKVEVLDNYNEVAMLKGLQDSEDMALNILLKEDKKKFVFGDVEAGAGIEDRYLLHPNLFYYSPKTNVNFIGDLNNQGIKSFSFSDYLEFEGGFGKLLDDAGSYFSLFNSDFAQYLNNKDFTDNINQFGAFNVRQSVNNSTDLSGYVISSNSKTQTLSNTLNSYQNITEPFTEDRTVTNNLNNFFTIGKFTVDYDPDYTEDFAYNAFVKVTNNDANGLINTINPNQNNTINTLTDVTALNLKQNISYSRKLSKAHTATLEATYNFKNDKPITEWLTNQQILQGLIPLEDEDTYNILQTKRSKSHNFNAILKDYWVLNNFNHLYTSVGINVSFNSFFNRDVQVLEDGNINNFSSAGFGNNFGYNFIDTFLGLEYKFMIGIATFKPALFYHGYLWRTEQFGNTESFSKTLLLPQFTSKIEFNNSEKLNFKYRLNARFASVNQLANNFILSSFNNVFRGNNQLENQLYHTATLSYYKFSLFRNLNFNLNTSFNKRITTIKNVTELNGIESFNTAIMFDQPEHNWNVNGRISKKINKIRYNLSSNFSYNDFFQILNNSTNLNISKSLSSTIGFETFFKNLPNIELNYTKDFSNYNANSIENRFENDRFEALLEYDFLKDFIFKADYTFDNYNNKNQGITNTFDTANASLFYQKEDSPWGFEISANNIFDVRFKQQNSFNAFVVSDSRTFILPRIVMFKVSHKL
- the rimK gene encoding 30S ribosomal protein S6--L-glutamate ligase yields the protein MNIVILSRNSQLYSTRRLIEEGEKRGHEIEVIDPLKCDIIIEKEKPTIYYKDRYLDYVDAVIPRIGASVTFYGCAVVRQFEMMNVFTTVTSDAIIRSRDKLRSFQRLSKAGIGMPKTVFTNYSRDVEEVLEHVGGPPVIIKLLEGTQGLGVVLAETKNAAESVLEAFNGLQARALVQEFIAEAKGADLRALIVDGQVVGAMKRQGKEGEFRSNLHRGGKANLIRLTEEELKLAIKAARALKLPVCGVDMLQSARGPLIMEVNSTPGLEGIEGATQKNIARAIITFIERNRK